In Rheinheimera sp. MM224, one DNA window encodes the following:
- a CDS encoding DUF4097 family beta strand repeat-containing protein, producing the protein MMKQQLILGLALSVFSQPLWAAESVNENLKVANNEKIYIESMRGEVEIVATSASLFKVSGTLDEKADGYALESKNGFTSFKVKMPSMRNYGDWDEQEKEGSRLKIEVPKGAEVEFQGVNANIRVTGVQGSSKISTVNGSVYGEKLEKFIQLETVNGEITSVNNNGRISLNTVNGEIEDSGSQGRLSIDAVNGSIETKSSASEVSVSVVNGEADLALTNVQQLSMSSVNGSLDAELKGSTTPRVEASTVSGNAKLKLEKDINAKFNLVANAGGSIRNELTSHKAEKAKYGPRRSLEFSTGQGEGSIQMNTVSGGLKLETN; encoded by the coding sequence ATGATGAAACAACAACTGATTTTAGGTCTGGCCTTATCTGTATTCAGCCAGCCTTTATGGGCAGCTGAATCTGTAAATGAAAATTTGAAAGTGGCCAATAACGAAAAAATTTATATTGAAAGCATGCGTGGTGAAGTGGAGATAGTCGCAACTTCAGCCAGTCTTTTTAAAGTCTCCGGAACTTTAGATGAAAAAGCCGATGGCTATGCGCTTGAGTCCAAAAATGGCTTTACCAGCTTCAAAGTGAAGATGCCCAGTATGCGTAACTACGGCGATTGGGATGAGCAGGAAAAGGAAGGCTCCCGTTTAAAAATTGAAGTACCGAAAGGCGCTGAAGTTGAGTTTCAGGGCGTAAATGCCAATATCCGCGTCACAGGAGTTCAGGGCAGTAGCAAAATCAGCACTGTGAATGGTTCTGTGTATGGTGAAAAGCTGGAGAAATTTATTCAGCTGGAAACCGTCAATGGTGAAATTACCAGTGTGAACAATAACGGTCGTATCAGCCTGAATACTGTCAATGGCGAAATAGAAGACAGTGGCTCACAAGGTCGACTGAGCATTGATGCTGTCAATGGCAGCATTGAAACTAAGTCTTCGGCTTCTGAAGTTTCAGTCTCTGTGGTCAATGGTGAAGCTGATTTGGCATTAACCAATGTACAGCAGCTCAGCATGAGTTCGGTGAATGGCTCTTTAGATGCAGAACTCAAAGGCAGCACTACGCCAAGAGTTGAGGCCAGTACTGTGAGTGGTAATGCCAAACTGAAACTGGAGAAGGACATTAACGCTAAGTTTAATCTGGTGGCTAATGCTGGCGGTTCTATCAGAAATGAGTTGACCAGTCACAAAGCTGAAAAAGCTAAATATGGCCCACGCCGCAGTCTGGAATTCAGCACAGGTCAGGGTGAAGGCAGTATTCAGATGAATACTGTCAGCGGTGGGTTAAAGCTGGAGACAAACTAA
- a CDS encoding RNA polymerase sigma factor, whose protein sequence is MLRSDFPAQSPPEQCVRPMDDLVSLSQQGDRAAFRQLYQQHSGRVYAVCVRLLADRSKAEDACQEVFVKVWQQLTLFRGDSSFSTWLHSIATRTAIDLWRQDKLLRLATEEMPEIAGEELGQSRELEQLILRLPHQARAVFVLFALEGYQHQEIAELLGIAEGSSKSQYHRARQLLREWLDEN, encoded by the coding sequence ATGTTAAGGTCTGACTTTCCGGCACAAAGCCCGCCAGAACAATGCGTGCGCCCCATGGATGATCTGGTGTCTTTGTCACAACAAGGCGATCGTGCTGCGTTCAGGCAATTGTATCAACAGCATTCTGGCCGGGTTTATGCGGTGTGCGTACGTTTGCTGGCTGATCGCAGTAAAGCAGAAGATGCCTGTCAGGAAGTCTTTGTAAAAGTCTGGCAGCAATTAACCTTGTTTCGTGGTGACAGCAGTTTCAGCACCTGGCTGCACAGCATTGCAACCCGAACTGCCATAGACTTATGGCGTCAGGATAAGTTGCTGAGACTGGCGACAGAAGAGATGCCTGAAATCGCAGGAGAGGAATTAGGTCAGAGCCGGGAATTAGAGCAGTTGATTTTACGCTTGCCTCACCAGGCAAGAGCCGTGTTTGTGTTGTTTGCTTTAGAAGGCTATCAACATCAGGAAATTGCAGAGCTGCTAGGTATAGCTGAAGGCAGTTCGAAATCGCAGTATCACAGAGCACGGCAGTTATTACGGGAGTGGTTAGATGAAAACTGA
- a CDS encoding esterase/lipase family protein, whose amino-acid sequence MQARLKTISLFLLCLFLLAGCTSPHFLKLLPSTKRALEANQLFAYQYARMQQLDASELSLYCPDLLNLPDETANKSLLQLSCAQFWLSSSQLTGTQQQQATTLYNQSLTSFLQLMLPKQKYRHPALRIVLEPPLDETGLPFEDFVLASDFQAIKSHHKKIKGTGLGVSLVAARENTGKGWDKNYPPEGIFRSVTVSLKELKFNKDLQIQLTLQGYMMQGATELKFASASYPLLYDAASSYLWLMQQAKLADLELPGLFNAELADNKLGIYSITPLQKNKQPLLMIHGLNSSPLIGYELTMAVLQDEELKQRYQIWHAFYPSGPPPFYNSMRIRKKLDELHGVLKAEGGTKELDQMLVVGHSMGGIISKTLIQNTDYVLWDLSFTERPEQIGYAQKELDKIQDIFIFKARPYIDKVVFMDTPHGGSEYSESILAKMASWFINLPKNFTLILSNFILKLGPDKVTLPMREYLSGSGPHSVQVLSPRHPLLQGLNKLEYQRPVYSIVGSDGALSCKDEKSCSQISDGVVPFFSAHQAKAVQEIIVPSRHNSYQSPQAIAFLLQVLRQPAGEAKILPLAPDKPDD is encoded by the coding sequence GTGCAAGCACGGCTTAAAACTATCAGCTTGTTTTTGCTCTGCCTGTTTCTGCTTGCCGGCTGCACCAGCCCACATTTTTTAAAACTACTACCCTCAACAAAAAGAGCACTGGAGGCCAACCAGCTTTTTGCTTACCAATATGCTCGTATGCAGCAGTTGGACGCTTCAGAGTTAAGCTTGTATTGCCCGGATTTACTGAACTTACCGGACGAAACAGCCAATAAAAGTTTACTGCAACTCAGCTGTGCCCAGTTTTGGCTCTCATCATCCCAGTTAACAGGCACACAGCAGCAGCAAGCCACTACCTTATACAATCAAAGCCTGACCAGCTTTTTGCAACTGATGTTACCCAAACAAAAATACCGTCACCCTGCGCTTCGTATCGTGCTGGAGCCTCCGTTGGATGAAACCGGCTTACCCTTTGAAGACTTTGTACTGGCTAGTGATTTTCAGGCCATAAAAAGCCATCACAAAAAAATAAAAGGCACAGGGTTAGGGGTCAGTCTGGTAGCTGCACGGGAAAATACCGGCAAAGGCTGGGATAAAAACTACCCGCCAGAAGGTATTTTCCGCTCTGTGACAGTCAGCCTTAAGGAGCTGAAGTTTAATAAAGACCTGCAAATTCAACTGACATTGCAAGGGTATATGATGCAGGGAGCAACAGAGTTGAAGTTTGCCTCGGCGTCTTATCCGCTGCTGTACGATGCAGCCAGCAGTTACTTATGGTTGATGCAACAAGCCAAGCTGGCCGATTTAGAATTACCCGGATTATTTAATGCTGAACTGGCTGACAATAAATTAGGCATTTACAGCATAACGCCGCTGCAAAAAAACAAACAACCTCTGCTGATGATCCATGGCTTAAACTCCAGCCCTTTGATTGGCTATGAATTAACAATGGCTGTGCTGCAGGATGAAGAGCTCAAACAACGTTATCAAATTTGGCATGCCTTTTATCCATCTGGCCCTCCGCCTTTTTATAATTCGATGCGTATCCGTAAAAAACTGGATGAATTACATGGCGTGCTCAAAGCCGAAGGAGGCACAAAGGAGCTGGATCAGATGCTGGTGGTTGGTCATAGTATGGGCGGTATTATCAGTAAAACTCTGATCCAAAATACAGATTATGTATTGTGGGACCTCAGTTTTACGGAGCGGCCTGAACAGATAGGTTATGCGCAAAAAGAACTGGATAAAATTCAGGATATTTTTATCTTTAAGGCCAGACCTTATATCGACAAAGTGGTGTTTATGGACACGCCACATGGCGGTTCAGAGTATTCTGAATCCATTCTGGCCAAAATGGCCAGCTGGTTTATTAACTTACCAAAAAACTTCACGCTGATCCTGAGCAACTTTATTTTGAAACTGGGGCCGGACAAGGTCACTTTACCTATGAGGGAATACTTAAGCGGCAGCGGCCCACATTCGGTCCAGGTGTTATCGCCACGTCATCCACTATTGCAGGGTTTAAATAAGCTTGAGTATCAAAGACCCGTTTATTCTATTGTCGGCAGCGATGGAGCTTTATCCTGCAAGGACGAAAAAAGCTGCAGTCAAATCAGTGATGGCGTGGTGCCCTTTTTCAGCGCGCATCAAGCTAAAGCTGTGCAGGAAATTATTGTACCTTCACGTCATAATTCGTACCAATCCCCTCAAGCCATTGCGTTTTTACTACAAGTGTTGCGCCAACCCGCAGGCGAGGCCAAAATCCTGCCCCTTGCGCCTGACAAGCCTGACGATTAA
- the yegD gene encoding molecular chaperone, translating into MSAPYLAVDFGTSNCAAGFMLEQQPHLLALEQDGSRYLSSALYIERQRDPEDEDAYLSASLTRLLAQNSTVLVGKAAHERYSMDPLGGVFIRSPKSMLGSRLTPAQTEIYTQVATLLLGRIKQGAEQKLGHQVERVLIGRPIHFQGIDLALGDERALAILNQAASRVGFKEVDFAYEPVAAAIEYERHLTQEQLVLVVDIGGGTSDISLIRLGPEHSQKFDRSSDLLGHSGKRIGGVDMDIKLTIYGLMKLFGRQSLALDGKPLPGALFSDAVNIIDIHAQERFYAEKTYDELLDLKDLAAEPQLLNRFVQVYQQHLSYYLNQKAEQAKIGLTEHAAVDVLLDRIDQGLLQNLSQQQLMDALYQELSGISKLIQQCLHSAGVKPDSIFVTGGASAVPGVQQMLQQLLPDVPVIRGDQFGSVAMGLSKLASLRFG; encoded by the coding sequence ATGTCTGCTCCTTATCTTGCTGTTGATTTTGGTACATCCAACTGTGCCGCTGGTTTTATGCTGGAACAACAGCCGCATTTATTAGCTTTGGAGCAGGACGGCAGCCGTTATTTAAGCTCGGCTTTGTATATCGAACGCCAGCGTGATCCGGAAGACGAAGACGCTTACTTATCAGCTAGTCTGACCCGTTTATTAGCGCAAAACAGCACTGTGCTGGTCGGTAAAGCCGCGCATGAGCGCTACAGCATGGATCCCTTAGGTGGTGTGTTTATTCGCTCGCCTAAGTCGATGCTGGGCAGCCGTTTAACGCCAGCACAAACTGAAATTTATACGCAAGTGGCTACGCTGTTGTTAGGCCGGATTAAACAAGGCGCAGAGCAAAAATTAGGACATCAGGTTGAACGTGTGCTGATTGGCCGCCCTATCCATTTTCAGGGCATAGATTTAGCGCTGGGCGATGAACGGGCTTTGGCAATTTTAAATCAGGCCGCAAGCAGAGTTGGTTTTAAAGAAGTCGATTTTGCCTATGAGCCGGTAGCAGCGGCTATTGAGTACGAAAGACATTTAACCCAGGAGCAACTGGTGCTGGTGGTTGATATTGGTGGTGGTACCAGCGATATCAGCTTAATTCGTTTAGGGCCAGAGCACAGCCAGAAGTTTGATCGCAGCAGCGATTTACTAGGCCACAGTGGTAAACGTATTGGTGGTGTGGATATGGATATCAAACTAACCATTTACGGCTTGATGAAACTCTTTGGCCGCCAGAGCCTGGCGCTGGATGGCAAACCTTTGCCTGGCGCGCTGTTCAGCGATGCAGTGAATATTATCGATATTCATGCACAGGAGCGGTTTTACGCTGAAAAAACCTACGATGAACTGCTGGATTTAAAAGATTTAGCGGCTGAACCACAACTTTTAAACCGCTTTGTGCAGGTGTATCAGCAGCATTTAAGTTATTACCTGAATCAAAAAGCTGAGCAAGCCAAAATCGGACTGACCGAACATGCCGCAGTGGATGTGTTGCTGGACCGTATTGATCAGGGTCTTTTGCAAAACCTGTCGCAACAACAGCTGATGGATGCTTTGTATCAGGAATTATCTGGCATCAGTAAGTTGATTCAGCAGTGTTTACACAGCGCAGGCGTAAAACCAGACAGTATTTTTGTTACAGGGGGCGCATCTGCTGTGCCTGGCGTACAACAAATGCTGCAGCAGTTATTGCCTGATGTGCCGGTGATCCGTGGTGATCAGTTTGGCTCTGTTGCTATGGGCTTAAGTAAACTAGCTTCTCTTCGTTTTGGTTAA
- a CDS encoding DEAD/DEAH box helicase has product MSFSALGLNPALVEAVHQAGYTQPTPIQQQAIPAVLQRRDLLAAAQTGTGKTASFVLPILQILSAQPIQKPRPVKALILTPTRELAAQIEEQIQKYGKELSPKLKHHVVFGGVSINPQMMALRGGVDILTATPGRLLDLLSQNALKLDQVQMLVLDEADRMLDMGFIRDLKKILALLPKVRQNLLFSATFSNEIKGLTQGLLQNPLMIQVTPENTTVEKIEQQVYLLGKGQKTAALCQLITENKWQQVLVFMPTKHEANRLSEQLTFAGIPSAALHGNKSQNARTKALADFKANELQVLVATDVAARGIDISQLPYVVNFALPRSPADYVHRIGRTGRAGKSGLAVSFVAPDEVPQLRQVERLIGIKLPSQSMNPDPLPDAVTAIAKAPRPPRPVRKPQGESANSNKPRANGGQKPASGQKPGQGQSQGQGQKTAQAPKPPRRFEAPKTPGIQTQAAGHMATPAAEHNNGNGQRRRFKPKPKATTAA; this is encoded by the coding sequence ATGTCATTTTCTGCTTTGGGTTTAAACCCTGCTTTGGTTGAGGCCGTACATCAGGCCGGTTATACCCAACCTACCCCTATTCAACAACAGGCCATTCCTGCTGTGTTACAGCGCCGTGATCTGTTGGCTGCCGCTCAAACCGGCACAGGCAAAACAGCCAGCTTTGTATTACCTATACTGCAAATTTTATCAGCACAGCCTATTCAGAAACCTCGCCCGGTGAAGGCACTGATTTTAACGCCAACCCGTGAACTGGCGGCGCAGATTGAAGAACAAATTCAAAAGTACGGTAAAGAATTAAGCCCTAAATTAAAACACCATGTGGTGTTTGGTGGCGTCAGCATTAACCCACAAATGATGGCTTTACGTGGTGGTGTGGATATTTTAACCGCCACTCCTGGCCGTTTATTGGATTTATTAAGCCAAAACGCGTTAAAGCTGGACCAGGTGCAAATGCTGGTTCTGGACGAAGCCGACCGTATGTTGGATATGGGCTTTATCCGCGATTTGAAAAAAATTCTGGCCTTGCTGCCAAAAGTACGTCAAAACCTGTTGTTTTCAGCCACGTTCAGCAATGAAATTAAAGGCTTAACTCAGGGCCTGCTGCAAAACCCGCTAATGATCCAGGTCACACCGGAAAATACGACTGTTGAAAAAATTGAACAGCAGGTATATTTGCTGGGTAAAGGCCAGAAAACTGCCGCTTTATGTCAGTTAATTACTGAAAACAAATGGCAACAGGTACTGGTATTTATGCCAACCAAACATGAAGCCAACCGTTTAAGTGAACAGCTGACCTTTGCTGGTATTCCATCTGCAGCTTTGCATGGCAATAAAAGCCAGAATGCCCGTACTAAAGCTTTGGCCGACTTTAAAGCCAACGAACTTCAGGTGTTAGTAGCGACCGACGTTGCTGCCCGTGGTATCGATATTTCCCAGCTGCCTTATGTAGTGAACTTTGCATTACCACGTTCACCAGCAGATTACGTGCATCGTATAGGTCGTACTGGTCGTGCCGGTAAATCTGGTTTAGCCGTGTCTTTTGTCGCACCTGATGAAGTACCACAGTTAAGACAAGTTGAGCGTTTGATTGGTATTAAACTGCCAAGCCAGAGCATGAATCCGGATCCGTTACCGGATGCTGTGACTGCTATTGCGAAAGCACCACGGCCGCCTCGTCCTGTGCGTAAGCCACAAGGTGAAAGCGCGAACAGCAATAAACCACGAGCCAATGGCGGACAAAAACCAGCCTCAGGTCAAAAACCTGGCCAAGGTCAGAGCCAAGGCCAAGGTCAAAAAACAGCGCAAGCGCCAAAGCCTCCACGCCGCTTTGAAGCACCAAAAACACCAGGTATTCAGACTCAGGCAGCCGGTCATATGGCCACACCTGCGGCTGAACATAACAACGGCAACGGTCAACGTCGTCGCTTTAAACCAAAGCCTAAAGCCACCACAGCGGCTTAA
- a CDS encoding pseudouridine synthase, giving the protein MKIRLAKYLADHGLCSRRAASRLIDEGRVLVNHRPANHIDHVDADDLILVDEQPFAAITEKHYLLYHKPVGIDCNLNPEKADSLYHLLQQFPMRLFPVGRLDKDSCGLVLLTNDGELAQRLLHPDFYHEKTYQVTVDKALTTLALEQLASGVSWTVGPHSYQSRPCQVTQLSSNRFEIVLTQGLNRQIRYMCRTQGFKVLQLKRIALANFSLANLAEGCFQTVSLSAD; this is encoded by the coding sequence ATGAAAATTCGTTTAGCCAAATACCTGGCCGACCATGGCCTTTGTTCAAGACGAGCCGCATCGAGGCTGATTGACGAAGGCCGGGTTTTGGTGAATCACCGCCCCGCCAATCATATTGATCATGTAGACGCTGACGACCTTATTCTGGTTGATGAGCAACCTTTTGCTGCTATCACTGAAAAACATTATCTGCTGTACCACAAGCCTGTCGGAATAGACTGCAACCTCAATCCTGAAAAAGCCGACAGCTTGTATCATCTGCTGCAGCAATTCCCTATGCGGCTGTTTCCGGTTGGACGACTGGATAAAGACTCCTGTGGTTTAGTGCTGCTAACCAATGACGGCGAACTGGCACAACGTTTGTTGCACCCTGATTTTTATCACGAAAAAACCTATCAGGTGACAGTGGATAAAGCCCTGACAACCCTGGCTTTAGAGCAACTGGCGTCCGGTGTTAGTTGGACAGTCGGCCCTCATAGCTATCAGTCCCGTCCTTGTCAGGTGACCCAACTTAGCTCCAATCGTTTTGAAATTGTGCTGACCCAGGGCTTAAACCGGCAAATCCGCTATATGTGCCGCACTCAAGGTTTTAAAGTGCTGCAGCTAAAACGTATTGCTCTTGCCAACTTTAGCCTCGCCAATCTGGCTGAAGGTTGTTTTCAAACCGTCAGCCTGAGCGCAGACTAA
- a CDS encoding MFS transporter, which produces MIEKNTPAFYAASFALCLAAVFVFANLHMLQPLLPLLSREFQLTPLQTSWSYAIGTLALGLSLLVYGALSDSYGRRTLLLWSLGGMALSTLALTQVESYHSLLVLRALQGFCLGGLPAIAIAYMGEEFSKTAMVVAVGYYISANSLGGISGRLLSGWFAEMNHWQWVFWPMGLGSALCTYLVWRYLPKSSYFQKQPFQLKQAMSDNWFHLRQKTLLLTYLIGGLNFFIFLNQYTFVAFRLSDAPYLLSSGWIGLLFITYLTGTVGSALSGKVGQRIHPALGMALGIAIMMLGTVLTAFNALTLIVFGFFISAFGFFLCHSLASSWVNQQAVKAKASASALYLVFYYLGASSGGLYLSPFWQHWGWNGVVAGSLLMFMLTLLLSLWLKRSAKAESG; this is translated from the coding sequence ATGATTGAAAAAAACACTCCTGCTTTTTACGCTGCCAGTTTTGCGCTTTGTCTGGCTGCTGTATTTGTGTTTGCCAACCTGCATATGTTGCAACCGTTATTGCCGCTGTTAAGCCGTGAATTTCAGCTGACACCACTACAAACCAGCTGGAGTTATGCCATAGGCACGCTGGCTCTAGGCTTGTCTTTACTGGTGTATGGCGCCTTGTCGGATTCTTATGGTCGGCGTACTTTATTGCTCTGGAGTCTGGGCGGTATGGCGCTGAGCACGCTGGCGCTGACTCAGGTCGAATCCTACCACTCACTCTTAGTGCTGCGAGCTTTGCAGGGCTTTTGTTTAGGTGGACTACCTGCTATTGCTATCGCTTATATGGGCGAAGAGTTCAGTAAAACGGCCATGGTGGTGGCCGTCGGCTATTACATCAGTGCCAATTCGTTGGGCGGCATAAGTGGGCGTTTGTTGTCAGGCTGGTTTGCTGAAATGAATCACTGGCAATGGGTGTTCTGGCCTATGGGGCTGGGTAGTGCGCTCTGTACTTATCTGGTCTGGCGTTATCTGCCTAAATCCAGCTATTTTCAAAAGCAGCCGTTTCAGCTAAAACAAGCCATGTCGGACAACTGGTTTCATTTACGCCAGAAAACCTTGTTGCTGACTTATCTTATTGGTGGCCTTAACTTTTTTATCTTTTTAAATCAGTACACTTTTGTGGCTTTCCGCTTATCTGATGCCCCATATTTGTTATCAAGCGGTTGGATAGGTTTGTTATTTATTACCTATTTAACCGGCACTGTAGGTTCTGCTTTATCCGGCAAAGTGGGGCAGCGAATTCATCCTGCTTTAGGTATGGCGCTGGGCATAGCCATTATGATGCTGGGCACAGTGCTGACGGCTTTTAATGCCTTGACGTTGATTGTGTTTGGTTTTTTTATCAGTGCCTTTGGCTTTTTCCTCTGTCATTCGCTGGCCAGCAGTTGGGTCAATCAGCAGGCGGTTAAAGCCAAAGCCAGTGCCAGCGCTTTGTATCTGGTGTTTTATTATCTGGGCGCTAGCTCTGGTGGTTTGTATTTATCGCCATTCTGGCAGCATTGGGGCTGGAATGGGGTAGTGGCTGGCTCCTTGCTGATGTTTATGCTGACTTTGTTGCTCAGCCTTTGGTTAAAACGTAGCGCAAAGGCTGAGTCAGGCTAA
- a CDS encoding DUF885 domain-containing protein: protein MRLSFLALTISGLLLTGCNDAPKQVESTTTTTPVAAVVPATLTADQLYQQATQILFQARALNASALGLSEDVVGKAFNTELENYSAEAESQLRKNLTAIATQLAALPVPADAVDAENQAVMLNIMQYYAGSKEFPQGYIDSWMGHSAFVVNQINGPTIDMAGALQNSHPISNEQDAKNYLSRLEKFGAALKAVEQRFVSDAATGWIAPKVLLEKSLPILDGYASGEVTEHVLYKDFAKKLDGLKDLTAEAKQQYLTSAALLVQKQVQAGYQQLAAAVRAELPKARIESGIWAQPDGEKFYAYSVKQLGDTNLTPEQIHQIGLDEVARISQEMDSILKSEGYKDGTVGARMTALNGEARFLYEDSDAGRQQVLDDLNKYIAEINLRMPELFATKPPYPVEVRRIPVEIQDSAAGGQYSSPAIDGSKPGIYWINLRDIKANAKFDLKTLTYHEANPGHHWQVALNLAQEHLPLLRRVAPYNSYVEGWALYSELVAKEMGMYKDDPFGDLGRLKAELFRSVRLVVDTGMHAKKWTREQAIAYMAETTGTTESDVVSEIERYMAWPGQALGYKLGMLKIVELRAYAKEQLGDNFDIKAFHDLVLLGGAVPMSVLDTKVKNWVASQKA, encoded by the coding sequence ATGCGTCTCTCTTTTCTGGCTCTGACCATCAGCGGCCTGTTATTGACCGGCTGTAACGATGCCCCAAAACAAGTTGAATCAACCACAACAACCACACCAGTCGCAGCTGTTGTTCCGGCCACTCTAACTGCAGATCAACTGTATCAGCAGGCCACCCAAATACTGTTTCAGGCTCGCGCCTTAAATGCCTCAGCTTTGGGTTTATCTGAAGACGTAGTAGGCAAAGCCTTTAACACCGAACTGGAAAACTATAGCGCTGAAGCCGAAAGCCAACTTCGCAAAAATCTGACTGCTATTGCGACCCAACTTGCAGCACTTCCGGTGCCAGCAGATGCTGTTGATGCTGAAAACCAAGCTGTGATGCTAAATATTATGCAGTACTACGCGGGCAGCAAAGAGTTTCCGCAAGGTTATATCGACTCCTGGATGGGACACTCGGCTTTTGTCGTCAATCAGATCAATGGCCCCACTATCGATATGGCTGGCGCATTACAAAACTCTCATCCAATCAGCAATGAGCAGGACGCAAAAAACTACTTAAGCCGCTTGGAGAAATTTGGCGCTGCGTTAAAAGCTGTTGAACAGCGTTTTGTCTCTGACGCTGCAACTGGTTGGATAGCACCTAAAGTACTGCTGGAGAAATCACTGCCTATTTTGGATGGTTACGCCAGTGGTGAAGTGACAGAGCATGTGCTGTACAAAGATTTTGCGAAAAAACTGGATGGTCTGAAAGATTTAACTGCAGAAGCAAAACAGCAGTATCTGACCTCAGCCGCCCTTTTAGTACAAAAGCAAGTGCAGGCGGGTTATCAGCAACTCGCTGCAGCAGTGCGGGCTGAACTGCCAAAAGCCAGAATAGAGTCTGGTATTTGGGCTCAACCTGATGGTGAGAAGTTTTATGCATATTCAGTTAAACAGCTGGGTGATACCAACCTGACACCAGAGCAAATTCACCAGATAGGTTTGGATGAGGTGGCCCGTATCAGTCAGGAAATGGACAGTATCTTAAAGTCTGAGGGTTATAAAGACGGCACTGTCGGCGCTCGTATGACGGCACTGAATGGCGAAGCACGGTTTTTATATGAAGATTCAGACGCTGGCCGTCAGCAGGTGCTGGATGACCTAAATAAATACATAGCTGAAATTAATCTGCGGATGCCGGAGCTTTTTGCCACTAAACCGCCTTATCCGGTGGAAGTACGCCGTATTCCGGTAGAAATTCAGGACAGCGCTGCTGGTGGCCAATACAGCTCTCCAGCCATTGATGGCAGTAAACCTGGTATTTATTGGATTAACCTGCGCGATATTAAAGCCAATGCCAAATTTGATTTAAAAACCCTGACCTACCATGAAGCCAATCCGGGCCATCACTGGCAGGTTGCTTTGAATTTAGCTCAGGAGCATTTGCCTCTGCTGCGCCGTGTTGCGCCATACAACAGTTATGTAGAAGGCTGGGCTTTGTATTCAGAGCTGGTTGCTAAAGAAATGGGCATGTACAAAGATGACCCTTTTGGTGATTTAGGCCGACTGAAAGCCGAGTTATTCCGCTCTGTGCGCTTGGTCGTAGACACTGGCATGCATGCGAAAAAATGGACCCGTGAACAAGCTATAGCCTATATGGCAGAAACCACTGGCACCACAGAGTCTGATGTAGTGTCTGAAATCGAACGTTATATGGCATGGCCTGGTCAGGCTTTGGGCTACAAGCTGGGTATGTTGAAGATTGTGGAATTGCGCGCTTATGCGAAAGAGCAGCTAGGCGACAACTTCGATATTAAAGCCTTTCACGATTTAGTTTTGTTAGGTGGCGCTGTGCCTATGTCGGTGCTGGATACTAAAGTGAAAAACTGGGTGGCCAGCCAGAAAGCATAA